In Anopheles gambiae chromosome 2, idAnoGambNW_F1_1, whole genome shotgun sequence, a single window of DNA contains:
- the LOC1273814 gene encoding neurofibromin isoform X4, with amino-acid sequence MATQKPGEWANSLLARFEEQLPYRTGPHGTQARLSIDETMNCLIQISRYRFSLVISGLTKMLQRVNEIFIILQFQPPACRGHEPERCCYDSLIIILETLERCLSGQSKDTARFEEAMNVKLLLREICQFIDIQNENNQNATSLKALASKVLFALSQNHFGAVFNRISARLQELSTCAEENPDYSDIELIQHIDLDVHRLTKLLTETIQKFKSLKKSAHMILLSSLERALWNWIEFHPKEFEDLQRNPNDELSKCCETFFDILDSYSENKKARAAVWPLQIMLLILSPKVLEEIVNADSGAPCSPRHLKKKHFMEGIKKGLGAHASSKQSTESAAIACVKLCKASTYININDSNNVTFQLVQSVINDLKALLFNPAKPFSRGQGFNFQDIDLMIDCWVSCFRIKPHNNEALKVCLSLNSPPAYHFVIVSSLLKIVTQARLPWWPQIDLVYARSGELRGLFTDTLNKATQGYIAHTPLRMITSLTLKSKDAQSRLTRPDEGPAHKALLLLMVRLIHADPMLLLNSLGKAGHEVQSSTLELINGLVSLVHQPTMPDVAQEAMEALLALHSPDKIEVWNPEAPINTFWDVSSQVLFSISQKLIQHQIANYTDVLKWLREILICRNTFLQRHKDYANVGSQIAICRQAHIKLEVVFFMYLWSVDLDAVMVSLSCFGLLCEEAEIRSGSDELTVGFILPNYHLYQELSHTSATLTSPQNAESRYSFFEHLHGRVTLQRNIMSLLRKIEHCVNGVQPAWEETFRNWEVTSKLLQSYPKGKPEEGQAEVFHRSMGKRRASHQSSEHDLEEQITEWANMTWFLLALGGVCLQKPRNQRQATQGYNLPIGTAGPSLMQSTTSLSSSSSGRGSMHPIMGSLVSSIGPGSSQEVQYCPVTQFIGQLLRLLVCNNEKFGPQIQKHVKELVGQEMSAQLYPILFDQIRSIVEKFFDQQGQVVVTDINTQFIEHTIYIMKSVLDGRQSKDQNDQPANAEHLGVTSIENLMLAIVRYVRHLDMTVHAIHIKTKLCQLVEVMMKRRDDLAFRQEMKFRNKLVEYLTDWVMGTSHQIAPPGSGDVTIITRDLDQACMEAVAALLRGLPLQPEESDRGDLMDAKSALFLKYFTLFMNLLNDCVDGSEADKDTNNPPLLPPRPRVAAGKLTALRNATIQAMSNLLSANIDSGLMHSIDLSYNPDLQTRAAFMEVLTQILQQGTEFDTLAESVMADRFEQLVQLVTMISDKGELPIAMALASVVTTSQMDELARVLVTLFDAKHLLSPLLWNMFYREVEVSDCMQTLFRGNSLGSKIMAFCFKIYGASYLQGLLEPLIRPLLGDEPTSSFEVDPARLEPTEDIEVNRKNLIALTQKVFDAIVNSADRFPPQLRSMCHCLYQVLSKRFPNLLQNNIGAVGTVIFLRFINPAIVSPQELGIVGKQVPTQIKRGLMLMSKILQNIANHVEFSKEQHMLCFNDFLRAHFEAGRRFFIQIASDCETVDQTSHSMSFISDANVLALHRLLWSHQERIGDYLSSSRDHKAVGRRPFDKMATLLAYLGPPEHKPVDSHLLFSSYARWSSIDMSSTNFEEIMVKHQMHEKEEFKTLKSMNIFYQAGTSKAGNPVFYYIARRYKIGETNGDLLIYHVILTLKPFCHSPFEVVIDFTHTCSDNRFRTEFLQKWFYVLPEVAYENLYAAYIYNCNSWVREYTKFHDRILAPLKGCRKLIFLDSPAKLNDVIDPEQQKLPGATLSLDEDLKVFNNALKLSHKDTKVAIKVGPTALQITSAEKTKVLAHSVLLNDVYYASEIEEVCLVDDNQFTLSIANESSQLSFIHNDCDNIVQAIIHIRNRWELSQPDSVTVHQKIRPKDVPGTLLNMALLNLGSSDPNLRTAAYNQLCALTATFDLKIEGQLLETQGLCIPSNNTIFIKSVSETLATNEPHLTLEFLEECIQGFQRSTIELKHLCLEYMTPWLANLVRFCKPSDEGKRQKQVAQILEKLINLTIEQKEMYPSIQAKIWGSIGQIPELIDMVLDNFIHKSVSSGLGSPQVEIMADTAVALASANVQLVAKKVIGRLCRVMDKTCHSPTQYLEQHMMWDDIAILARYLLMLSFNNCLDVARHLPYLFHTVTFLVCTGSLSMRASTHGLVINIIHSLCTCTKPSFSEETQRMLRLSLDEFSLPKFYLLFGISKVKSAAVTAFRSSCRHPNDRWLGNERVSQAPPADRERLALPSLEVITEALLEIMEACMRDIPDCDWLQTWTSLAKSFAFCFNPALQPRALIVFGCISKSVTDQDVKQLLRILVKALESFNDIILLEALVMCLTRLQPLLRPESPIHRALFWVAVSVLQLDESTLYAAGLALLEQNLHTLNSQQLFDNQNIADVMMATREPLEWHFKQLDHAVGLSFKSNFHFALVGHLLKGFRHPTPTTVSRTSRVLTMLLGIVAKPHRRDKFEVTPDSVAYLTALVCFSEEVRSRCHVKHTVPRWPVESGGSGDSASGSSSDPSAPNSAGGGPLTGGSGPSGSSGSGGHSVRRQKSWDMLDQSAIQYARQSHKVQQHQIARMLFKTHRSFSVPTTKERLGKSTRIDNRQKERGSRSSVSNESNVLLDPEVLPDSSTQALVLTVLATLVKYTTDEAETRVLYQYLAEGSIVFPKVFPVIHSLLDQKVNNVLSVSNDQIVLASVQSIIQNMLASEDASQQPLHFLQSCGFGGLWRFAGPFTKYNMMVESSELFVNFLEAMVETCLPVEESTPMPPSPRPYNLSSSLSSLTLGSPTDKAFSSESLDHDGFSGSVSSLRRASCSKARTGSKHRFIDSPTHNI; translated from the exons ATGGCTACACAGAAACCGGGCGAGTGGGCCAACTCACTGTTGGCCCGGTTCGAGGAGCAG CTCCCTTACCGCACCGGTCCCCATGGCACACAGGCGCGGCTCAGCATTGACGAAACGATGAACTGCTTGATACAGATATCGCGCTACCGCTTTTCACTCGTCATTTCCGGCCTGACGAAAATGTTGCAGCGTGTGAACGAGATT TTTATTATCTTACAGTTTCAACCGCCTGCCTGCCGGGGTCACGAGCCGGAACGGTGCTGCTATGATTCGTTGATCATCATCCTAGAGACGCTCGAACGGTGCCTGTCCGGGCAGTCGAAAGATACGGCACGTTTCGAGGAAGCGATGAATGTGAAGCTGCTCCTCAGGGAAATTTGCCAATTTATTG ATATACAGaatgaaaacaatcaaaatgcCACCTCGCTGAAGGCGCTCGCCTCGAAGGTGCTGTTCGCACTGTCCCAGAACCACTTCGGGGCCGTGTTTAACCGCATCTCGGCCCGCCTGCAGGAGCTGAGCACGTGCGCGGAGGAGAATCCCGACTACAGCGACATCGAGCTGATCCAGCACATCGATCTGGACGTGCACCGGCTGACGAAGCTGCTGACGGAGACGATACAGAAGTTTAAGTCGCTGAAAAAGTCCGCCCACATGATCCTGCTCAGCTCGCTGGAGCGCGCGCTCTGGAACTGGATCGAGTTTCACCCGAAGGAGTTCGAGGACCTGCAGCGCAACCCGAACGACGAGCTGAGCAAATGCTGCGAAACGTTCTTCGACATACTGGACTCGTACTCGGAGAACAAGAAGGCCCGGGCCGCCGTGTGGCCGCTGCAGATCATGCTGCTGATACTGAGCCCGAAGGTGCTGGAGGAGATTGTGAACGCCGACTCGGGTGCGCCGTGCTCGCCGCGCCACCTGAAGAAGAAACACTTCATGGAGGGCATCAAGAAGGGGCTGGGGGCGCACGCGTCCTCCAAGCAGTCGACCGAATCGGCCGCGATCGCGTGCGTGAAGCTGTGCAAAGCGTCCACGTACATCAACATCAACGACTCGAACAACGTGACGTTCCAGCTGGTGCAGAGCGTGATAAACGATCTGAAGGCGCTGCTGTTCAACCCGGCGAAACCGTTCTCGCGCGGCCAGGGCTTTAACTTTCAAGACATCGATCTGATGATCGACTGCTGGGTGTCCTGCTTCCGCATCAAGCCGCACAACAACGAGGCGCTGAAGGTGTGCCTGAGTCTCAACTCGCCGCCGGCCTACCACTTTGTTATCGTCAGCTCGCTGCTGAAGATCGTCACCCAGGCGCGGCTACCCTGGTGGCCCCAGATCGACCTGGTGTACGCACGGTCCGGCGAGCTGCGAGGCCTCTTCACCGACACGCTGAACAAAGCGACCCAGGGCTACATCGCCCACACGCCGCTGCGCATGATCACCTCGCTGACGCTCAAATCGAAGGACGCCCAGAGCCGGCTGACCCGCCCGGACGAGGGACCAGCGCACaaggcgctgctgctgctgatggtgcggCTCATCCATGCCGATCCGATGCTACTGCTGAACAGCCTCGGCAAGGCGGGGCACGAGGTGCAAAGCTCGACGCTCGAGCTGATCAACGGGCTCGTCTCGCTCGTGCACCAGCCCACGATGCCGGACGTGGCCCAGGAAGCGATGGAAGCGCTGCTCGCCCTGCACTCGCCCGACAAGATCGAGGTGTGGAATCCCGAGGCGCCGATCAACACGTTCTGGGACGTGAGCTCGCAGGTGCTGTTTTCGATCTCGCAAAAGCTGATCCAGCACCAGATCGCCAACTACACGGACGTGCTCAAGTGGCTGCGCGAGATACTGATCTGCCGCAACACGTTCCTGCAGCGGCACAAGGATTACGCGAACGTTGGCAGCCAGATCGCGATCTGCCGCCAGGCGCACATCAAGCTCGAGGTGGTCTTTTTCATGTACCTGTGGTCGGTCGATCTGGACGCGGTCATGGTGTCGCTGTCGTGCTTCGGGCTGCTGTGCGAGGAGGCGGAAATACGGTCCGGTTCGGACGAGCTTACCGTGGGCTTCATTCTGCCGAACTATCACCTCTACCAGGAGCTGTCGCACACCTCGGCCACGCTAACGTCGCCCCAGAATGCGGAATCGCGGTACAGCTTCTTCGAGCATCTGCACGGGCGTGTGACGCTGCAGCGCAACATCATGTCGCTGCTGCGCAAGATCGAACACTGCGTGAACGGTGTGCAGCCGGCATGGGAGGAAACGTTCCGCAACTGGGAGGTAACGAGCAAGCTGCTCCAGAGCTACCCGAAAGGGAAGCCGGAGGAAGGGCAGGCGGAGGTGTTTCACCGGAGCATGGGCAAACGGCGCGCGAGCCACCAGAGCTCCGAGCACGATCTCGAGGAGCAAATCACCGAGTGGGCCAACATGACCTGGTTCCTGCTGGCGCTCGGCGGTGTCTGCCTGCAGAAGCCTCGCAATCAGCGACAGGCGACGCAAGGCTACAATCTGCCGATCGGAACGGCCGGACCGTCCCTGATGCAATCCACCACCTCGCTGTCCAGCTCGAGCTCGGGGCGCGGCTCGATGCATCCGATCATGGGATCGCTGGTATCGTCGATCGGGCCGGGCAGCAGCCAGGAGGTGCAGTACTGCCCGGTGACCCAGTTCATTGGCCAGCTGTTGCGGCTGCTCGTGTGCAACAACGAAAAGTTCGGCCCGCAGATACAGAAGCACGTGAAGGAGCTGGTCGGGCAGGAAATGTCGGCCCAGCTGTATCCCATCCTGTTCGACCAGATACGCTCGATCGTGGAAAAGTTCTTCGACCAGCAGGGCCAGGTGGTCGTCACGGACATCAACACGCAGTTCATCGAGCACACGATCTACATCATGAAGTCGGTGCTGGACGGGCGGCAAAGCAAGGACCAGAACGACCAGCCGGCGAACGCGGAGCATCTCGGCGTGACGAGCATCGAGAATCTCATGCTAGCGATCGTACGGTACGTGCGCCACCTGGACATGACCGTGCATGCGATCCACATCAAGACCAAGCTCTGCCAGCTGGTGGAGGTGATGATGAAGCGGCGGGACGATCTCGCCTTCCGGCAGGAGATGAAGTTCCGCAACAAGCTGGTGGAGTATCTGACCGACTGGGTGATGGGCACGTCGCACCAGATCGCGCCGCCGGGCTCGGGTGACGTGACGATAATTACGCGCGATCTCGACCAGGCGTGCATGGAGGCGGTGGCGGCCCTGTTGCGCGGTTTGCCCCTCCAGCCGGAGGAATCGGACCGCGGCGATCTGATGGACGCGAAGAGCGCACTGTTTCTGAAGTACTTCACGCTGTTCATGAACCTGCTGAACGACTGCGTGGACGGTTCGGAAGCGGACAAAGACACGAACAATCCGCCGCTGTTGCCGCCCCGGCCGAGAGTAGCGGCCGGGAAGCTGACCGCCCTGCGCAACGCCACCATCCAGGCGATGTCCAACCTGCTGAGCGCGAACATCGACTCGGGCCTGATGCATTCGATCGATCTGAGCTACAACCCCGACCTGCAGACCCGGGCAGCGTTCATGGAGGTGCTGACGCAGATCCTGCAGCAGGGCACCGAGTTCGATACGCTTGCCGAGTCCGTGATGGCCGACCGGTTCGAGCAGCTGGTGCAGCTCGTGACGATGATCAGCGACAAGGGCGAGCTGCCGATCGCGATGGCCCTTGCCTCCGTGGTGACCACCTCCCAGATGGACGAGCTGGCCCGCGTGCTGGTGACACTGTTCGACGCGAAGCATCTGCTATCTCCGCTGCTGTGGAACATGTTCTACCGCGAGGTGGAAGTGTCCGACTGTATGCAGACGCTGTTCCGGGGGAACTCGCTCGGCAGCAAGATAATGGCGTTCTGCTTCAAGATTTACGGCGCGAGCTATCTGCAGGGGCTGCTCGAGCCGCTGATACGTCCACTGCTGGGCGACGAACCGACCAGCAGCTTCGAGGTGGACCCGGCCCGGCTCGAACCGACCGAGGACATTGAGGTGAACCGGAAAAACCTGATCGCCCTCACGCAGAAGGTGTTCGACGCGATCGTCAACTCGGCAGACCGGTTCCCGCCGCAGCTCCGCTCGATGTGCCACTGCCTGTACCAGGTGCTGAGCAAGCGGTTCCCGAACCTGCTGCAGAATAACATCGGCGCGGTCGGCACGGTGATCTTTCTGCGCTTCATCAACCCGGCGATCGTGTCGCCCCAGGAGCTGGGCATCGTCGGCAAGCAGGTACCGACGCAGATCAAGCGCGGCCTGATGCTGATGTCGAAAATACTGCAAAACATCGCCAACCACGTGGAGTTCTCGAAGGAGCAGCACATGCTGTGCTTTAACGATTTTCTGCGCGCCCACTTCGAGGCGGGCCGGCGCTTCTTCATACAGATCGCTTCCGACTGCGAGACGGTCGACCAGACGTCGCACAGCATGAGCTTCATCTCGGACGCGAACGTGCTGGCGCTGCACCGGTTGCTGTGGTCGCACCAGGAGCGCATCGGCGACTACCTGTCCAGCAGCCGGGACCACAAGGCGGTCGGGCGGCGCCCGTTCGACAAGATGGCCACGCTGCTCGCGTACCTCGGGCCGCCCGAGCACAAGCCGGTCGACTCGCATCTGCTCTTCTCGTCCTACGCCCGCTGGAGCTCGATCGACATGTCGTCGACCAACTTCGAGGAGATCATGGTGAAGCACCAGATGCACGAGAAGGAGGAGTTCAAGACGCTGAAATCGATGAACATCTTCTACCAGGCCGGCACGAGCAAGGCGGGCAATCCGGTGTTCTACTACATCGCGCGCCGCTACAAGATCGGCGAAACGAACGGCGACCTGCTGATCTACCACGTGATCCTGACGCTCAAACCGTTCTGCCACTCGCCGTTCGAGGTGGTGATCGACTTCACGCACACCTGCTCGGACAACCGCTTCCGGACGGAGTTTCTGCAGAAGTGGTTCTACGTGCTGCCGGAGGTCGCGTACGAGAATCTGTACGCCGCGTACATCTACAACTGCAACTCGTGGGTGCGCGAGTACACCAAGTTTCACGATCGCATACTGGCCCCGCTCAAGGGCTGCCGGAAGCTGATCTTTCTCGACTCGCCAGCCAAGCTGAACGACGTGATCGACCCGGAGCAGCAGAAGCTGCCCGGCGCGACCCTCTCGCTCGACGAAGATCTGAAGGTGTTCAACAACGCGCTCAAGCTGAGCCACAAGGACACGAAGGTGGCGATCAAGGTGGGGCCGACCGCGCTCCAGATTACGTCCGCCGAGAAGACGAAGGTGCTGGCCCACTCGGTGCTGCTGAACGACGTGTACTACGCGTCGGAAATCGAGGAGGTGTGCCTGGTGGACGACAACCAGTTCACGCTGTCGATCGCCAACGAAAGCTCGCAGCTCAGCTTCATCCACAACGACTGCGACAACATCGTGCAGGCGATCATACACATCCGCAACCGGTGGGAGCTGAGCCAGCCCGACTCGGTCACCGTGCATCAGAAGATCCGGCCGAAGGATGTGCCGGGCACGCTGCTCAACATGGCCCTGCTGAACCTAGGCTCGTCCGATCCGAACCTGCGCACGGCCGCGTACAACCAGCTGTGCGCCCTGACCGCGACCTTCGATCTGAAGATCGAGGGCCAGCTGCTCGAAACGCAGGGCCTCTGCATCCCGTCGAACAACACGATCTTCATCAAGTCGGTGAGCGAAACGTTGGCCACGAACGAGCCGCACCTGACGCTGGAGTTTCTCGAGGAGTGCATCCAGGGCTTTCAGCGCAGCACGATCGAGCTGAAGCATCTGTGTCTCGAGTACATGACGCCCTGGCTGGCGAATCTGGTACGGTTCTGCAAACCGTCCGACGAGGGCAAGCGGCAAAAGCAGGTAGCGCAGATCCTCGAGAAGCTGATCAATCTCACGATCGAGCAGAAGGAGATGTATCCCTCGATACAGGCCAAAATCTGGGGCTCGATCGGCCAGATACCGGAGCTGATCGATATGGTGCTGGACAACTTCATCCACAAGTCGGTCAGCTCCGGGCTCGGTTCGCCGCAGGTCGAGATAATGGCCGACACGGCGGTCGCGCTCGCCTCCGCCAACGTGCAGCTCGTGGCGAAGAAGGTGATCGGGCGGCTGTGCCGCGTGATGGACAAAACCTGCCACTCGCCGACGCAGTACCTCGAGCAGCACATGATGTGGGACGACATTGCGATACTCGCGCGCTATCTGCTGATGCTGTCGTTCAACAACTGTCTCGACGTGGCCCGCCATCTGCCGTACCTCTTCCACACGGTGACGTTTCTCGTGTGCACCGGCTCGCTGTCGATGCGCGCCTCGACCCACGGGCTCGTGATCAACATCATCCACTCGCTGTGTACCTGCACCAAGCCGTCCTTCTCGGAGGAAACCCAGCGCATGCTGCGCCTGTCGCTGGACGAGTTCTCCCTGCCCAAGTTCTATCTGCTGTTCGGCATCAGCAAGGTGAAGTCGGCCGCCGTCACGGCGTTCCGTTCCTCCTGCCGCCATCCGAACGACCGCTGGTTGGGCAACGAGCGTGTGTCGCAGGCACCACCAGCCGATCGCGAGCGACTGGCGCTGCCCTCGCTCGAGGTGATCACCGAGGCGCTGCTGGAAATCATGGAAGCCTGCATGCGCGACATTCCCGACTGCGACTGGCTGCAGACGTGGACGTCGCTAGCGAAAAGCTTCGCCTTCTGCTTCAATCCCGCCCTGCAGCCCCGGGCACTGATCGTGTTCGGCTGCATCTCGAAAAGCGTCACCGATCAGGACGTGAAGCAGCTGCTGCGCATCCTGGTGAAAGCGCTGGAATCGTTCAACGATATCATACTGCTCGAGGCGTTGGTAATGTGTCTGACCCGGCTGCAACCGCTGCTCCGGCCGGAATCGCCCATCCACCGGGCATTGTTTTGGGTGGCGGTAAGCGTCCTGCAGCTCGACGAATCGACCCTGTACGCGGCCGGTTTGGCACTGCTCGAGCAGAACCTGCACACGCTCAACTCGCAACAGCTGTTCGACAACCAGAACATTGCCGACGTGATGATGGCGACGCGGGAACCGCTCGAGTGGCACTTCAAGCAGCTCGACCATGCCGTCGGCCTGTCGTTCAAGTCGAACTTTCACTTCGCGCTGGTAGGGCATTTGCTGAAGGGCTTTCGGCACCCGACGCCAACCACCGTGTCGCGCACGTCCCGCGTACTGACGATGCTGCTCGGGATCGTTGCGAAACCGCACCGGCGGGACAAGTTCGAGGTAACGCCGGACAGTGTCGCCTATCTGACCG CGCTCGTTTGCTTCTCGGAGGAGGTACGCTCACGCTGCCACGTCAAACACACCGTACCGCGATGGCCCGTAGAGTCGGGCGGTTCGGGCGATTCGGCCAGTGGTAGCAGTAGTGATCCGTCGGCACCAAACTCGGCCGGCGGTGGCCCACTAACGGGTGGATCGGGCCCTAGCGGCTCCAGCGGCTCCGGTGGCCATAGTGTGCGCCGTCAAAAGTCCTGGGATATGTTGGACCAGTCCGCTATCCAGTACGCACGCCAGTCGCACAAAGTACAGCAGCACCAG